TCCGTGCTGGAATCCTGAACCCTTTACCTCTACCTTAAGTATGTAAGATGTCTTCTATACACTAGTCTGAAAATGAAATTTGCTTGCAAGCTTCAGGGGGTCAGGGGTGTGGTTCACCGTTcacatacaattttttttctccatgaaAATAGGAGAAACAGGTAAATTTCCTTTACATCGTTTTACATGACGTCTGAAACTCAAGTTAAAGAAGCATACATTCATACATGTCTTCCTTGAAAAGCATCTTACTGAAGCTATGTTTGACGATTGGAATTCTGAAGCTATTTTTTCCGTTGGAATTTGGATGCAGCAAATGGTGGGACGAACTCACATTCACATCGGAGTATCGGACGACCGCTCTACCTCTACCCATCGCGAAGGAGGAGATCAAGCTCAGTCTCGAGTATGGCCACGACTTCCGATATCGCCGGTCGCTCCTTCCGCTGCAGCTGCACGcagcgcgccgccgtccgcgccaCCATTTCCAACGCCTCGAGCTGCCTCGCCGTTGGCTCCGCCGGCCGCCTGTCCAGCAACCTCCCCAGCTCGCCGTCTTCAATGATTGGAAGCGAAAAGGCTACCAAGTTGGTGACCTCGCCCTCCTCCTTCCGATCGATGAAAATTGGCCTCTTGCCCGTGAGCATCTCCAGCATCACGACGCCGAAGCTGTTCACGTCGCTGCTCCGCGTCTGATTCATTGTGCTGTAGAACTCCGGGTCGATGTATCCGGCCGTGCCGTGCACGACGGTGCTCGGACGCTCCATGCCGTTGATCACCGCCGCGCCGAAGTCCGTCAAATGCGGCACCCAGCTCGAGTCGACGAGGATGTTGGACAGCTTGATGTCCCCGTGGATGATCGGCGTCGTGGTGGCGCCGTGGTGCAGGTACTGGATGCCCCGCGACACGCCGAGCAGCATCTTGATGCGCATCTTCCACGACGccatcaccggcgacgacgacgacgacgacgacaggtGGCCATGCAGCTGATCGGCGAGTGAGCCATTCTCCATGTAATCGTAGACGAGAAGGAGCTCTCCAGcctgcctctccgccgccgccttcttttTCTTCCGGAAGGATAGCAGCAGCgtgctctccctcttcttctcccttaCCACGCAGAAGCCAAGGAGGCGGACGATGTGGTCATGGCGGAGACGGGAGAGAATGGCGAGCCCCCTCATGAGAGATTCCTCCCGGCCATGGTCCGGCGATGTCTTTACCAAGGATTTGATTGCCACCTCCCGCCCGTCGCGAAGCCTTCCCTTGTACACGCTGCCGGAGCTGCCTCTGCCGATCTCGTTGGCAAAGTTGTTGGTCGCCGCCACGAGCTCCTTCACGGTGaactcctctcctccatctccttgAGAAATCCGTGCAAACTCCTACACAGATGATGCTCGTTCTCACTTAGGAATTACTAGTAATCAATTAATCTCAACGCAAtcgatgtaaaaaaaaaaaacagcttgtAGTACCAGCGCATCTGGTGACTGCAGGGAGCCTGCAGATGAAGGAGAAGATGCTGCGGTCGTATCATTTGAAACAAGAATGTTGTAGATTTGATCCGACTGTGAGCTGCCTgcagatgaagaagatgatgctGCGGCCGTATCGTTTGGAGCAAGAATTCTGTAGATCTGATCGAGGCGACGGGTGATGTCGATGTGGGCGATGAAAGGGAAGACAATGAGGTAGGAGTCGATCTTGCTCTGCACGTCCCTGAACCTGTCAGCCAGGCGCCCCGCCATGACGAACCGATATGCCGCGCTCCGGCCTTGGCAGGAGGCCACGAGCTCGTGAGCCTCCCGGAGCGTGTCGCCGAGCTCCGCCAGCGGCCGCCggacctccggccgccgcatcaCCTCCGGGTCCTGCAGGTGGGGCAGCAGGTCGGCGATCATGACGACGCGGCGGGCGAGCTGGTCGCACTCCCTCTTGTTCTGCCGAGCCGTCGCTGCCGCTTGGATGATGCTGGAGATGAGCCCGCCGACGTCCGCGCCGACCAgctgcgccaccgtcgccgcctgccCCAACCCACCCCACACAGCCATGGATTACGTTAGAGGTCGAAACTCGATAAATCAAAGGGGAGATGGAGAGGTTTAATCATCTCTCTGTCAAGTCTTTTGGCTTAAATCTTCTTTATGATCGAGtggtttgcttatttgaccaaCCATATTATTATATGATGGAATCATGGATTGATGGAAGTACCTTCGGCGAAATAAAGCATGTCTTTTTAAGTTGAAAtgcaggcaaaagaaaaaaaataaacacctCATGTCCTATTTAGCCCTATTTAGTTcgcgataaaaaaaaaagtttttgacatgtcacatcgaatatatggaaacacatttgaaatattaaatatagactaataataaaataaattacagattccgtttgtaaactgcgagatggatttattaagcttaattaatttattattagcaaatgtttactgtagcaacacattgtcaaattatggagcaattaggcttaaaatatttatctcgcaatttacatacaatctatataattagtttttttatctatatctAATACTATATACAtatgtctaaacattcgatTCGATGTGATAGAGCGTAAAATTTTTATTTAGGAAGTAAACAAGGCTTTACTACTAAAGCGGAGTACTCTCACAGAAAGAGGACGTAGAGCCTTGTTTCTATGCTATCATACGTGTCGATCTGATTGGAGGATTTAAAAATTTAACAGGTCACCGCGTTAAACTGACCTGAAGGCATCACGGGTGACATGGATGCACCCATCGCTCGATTCCAGCAGCTTCCTCGGCAGCAGAAGCTGCTAAAATATCATATACTTACCTTTATTCTAAAATGCATATATTTCTAGCTGTTTCTTTACCAATCTACTTCTCTCAACCATTTTTTTCatctattttctctttttaatcAATCACACACTTTTTTAATATCAGTgccaatttaaaaaaaatcttacgaTATGGCACGGAGGAGTATAAATCTGttgttttaaatttataatagttaaaacttaattaatcatttgttatagtaataattACAATCAATTAATCCACTACTAGGAATTCAGGAATTTCAACACCACCAGGAGCTTCATGTTCCAAGCATAGTAGCACAGCAAAGCAGAGAAACAACACATTCCTGTGGCGAAGGGAAAACTGACTTACCCCCTGTTTAGTTCAGACGTATAGGAtgatagtaaacatttgctaataatatattaattagaattaataaatttatctaaatagaaaaacatttgctaatgacgaattaattagatttaataaatttgtctaaACCATTAAACTTAATATATTCATCTAAATAGTAAATATtaatttgctaatgatgaattaattaaatttaataaatttttctaaacaCTACATGCTGTATAATACCCCAAAACTTAAATCTAAACACCGAAATAATTTGGAAGTGCCAAAACTTGAATCTATAATTTGGAAGTGCCAATTTTAATAtatccctccgtattttaatatataacgttgtccgtattttaatgtataacgccatactccctctgtattttaatgtataacgctgtccgtattttaatgtataacatCGTCCCTCCGTATTGACGGAGCgtgtggctcctcaccgggagaccgcgcaggcccccctttgccggttcggccggggactcagggcgaaattctaagctctctgtatgtggaaggttcgcgaccGTGGAAAGAGCataagacacgggcgatgtatacaggttcgggccgctgagaagcgtaataccctactcctgtgtttttgagggatctgtgtatgaaggagctacaaagtatgagccagcctctcccttgttctgggttccgaATCTTGAAAAAATCCAGTCCcctttctaagtgggcaaggtcctccttttatattttaaggggataccacatgccccctctctctcttttgtgtggggacttatcctccctctttccaaactggacttgccttctcttcataaatggacggagattgtaTGGTTGCCGTTTGAATGACTTtttgatgggacggcccatacctacctccacttctgccggaGACAGGCGCGACGTGGGGGCATGGccgtctgctgacgacatgaccattgtcagaccggtcacaaatcagtcattcttgtccaccacgtgtcagtttaacaatctgcatgttcccCCTTCTTCATataacatcttgcctgtaatggttaggatgaaaaCTGGCATACATCTGACCGgaactaacgtgccatctctgggaggtaacacgctagctccagctggggacgagcgcctagaagccctcgtcctgacgggatggggcgagacgtgcgtcagatcgcctgtcgccacctaacccgcgatctgaccggtctgtgactagtcacagaccggataaatgagtgcactgcactgcgttacatgcggcgtgacacgctcagccaaaccgcaataaatgtggttaggtgagccccgctgtgctcacctaacccatacacgcggagcaaaaacccacgaggggtcagggcgcctcggccctcggggccgaggcgggtgcggtccgaccccctcggggggactaagaggagggcgaacacatcaccctcgggcccgacgtcccccgaaggtgccaggccacgtgtgcgattgtgtctgcctcaaacctctagtcatgatactcccgatcccatgtcaccgacagtagcccccggcgttatgccagggcgatcgccctctttaagggaagcggtcgggcgtgacgccactcctaaggcctggtgacaggtgggaccggtctccacaattgggcagaaaccAAACGGTCACaaatcacgcacatcggcaatggtaactcggctgtcaataatgagcggtctcttcaagactgccacattactcgagtagcacacgaatctggacatggcgattcgtttcgtctggagatatggtaacgtcgcttcggtcggcgagcgtaattaacgcgcgcacgatatgatctatctcgactgccacaaccgcatatccacctcatgcgccgcaagcgggcgaatgggattagtggaagcgtgggcgcgagaaacgagggggcgaaatagtgggcgcgagaagcgaggagccgggcacagcgttggcaagagtataaaggcactgaggaagggatctatttccttcctttcgccattattccccttgtcttcgccgcttgcgccctaactccttctttcctgcgccctaccttcgccacacgcgctcgctctcaatcttctcttcctccggcgccatggcacggggctccgctcctctcgatggtagcgtgctgccgccttcccgcatcgtgagcgagaggcaggctgggctgccgcgccgcttcatgccggaatctgccaccggccgggagatagtcacgctgggcgagggacgcccggcgccagactacccggggcggtccgtcttctttctcccctttgcaatggcagggttggttccgccattttcttctttcttcatggatgttctggagttctatgATCTCCaaatggcgcacctcacccccaacgcggtgatgacattggccattttcgcgcatctgtgcgagatgttcattggggtgcgcccatctcttcggctgttccggtggttcttcaccgtgcagtcggtgtcgccgccatcggtagttgggggctgctacttccagccacgggggccggtgctgaaccgttacatcccctgcgccctccgcaagaagtgggacgactggaagagcgactggttctacacccccctcaccgacgaagcgcgcctccgacttccgagccagcccccggtgcaggcctccagctggcgggcgccggtagatctgggggatggccatgacgccgtcctcgaccgcctggcgggcctgcgatcccaggggctcacaggggccatggtgtacggcgactacctccgtcgtcggattgcgccgctccagcggcgcgctcggggcgtctgggagtacaccgggtccgaagactacatgaggacccaccagggagtcagatgggactgggctcctgaggacttcaagatattggtccaacgggtgctgaatcttaactccgtggaggcatctctcattccccaaggaatcctccccctttgcagcgatccagaccgcgcttccatcctgaccattatgatggcggtcggggcctcagaggagcgagctccaaagggccacgacggcgcaggcgggagccgtAAGGGGGATCAATCttccccgggagggggtcgtgcttctgggtctCGCGACGGaggcccggggagcagccgccctgccgacgcccgggggaagaggaagcagggaggaacacctcccccatctcctccccgagggggcggggcggtgcgtgccagcagcaggcgcccggagggggccgcgccgacatcgcagcccgagggggagtgcaagaagaagcggctccgcaagatgggggagacagaaccatctcggggaaacctcatttcccctccaaagtggtcgtttaaccgaccccctcacAGGTTCGTCTCTCAtccatcgtggctgtattcattctctcaacgcgagttttcactcacccatcttgttcgtcttctggtcttttcttctgtttcagcgagatcccgtcgcgtccctcccgccattccaagtccggccagtctgaggccgaggatccggcggccgcggaggcccggaggcgggaatctgaccagcgagaggccgcggatcgcctacgggaagccgaggaggccgcctaggaggccgcccgggctcgccaggccgaggaaaccgctcgggaggaggccgcccgggcccgccaggccgagaaagctgctcgggaggaggccgcccgagcccgccaggccgaggaagccgctcgggagaaAGCCGGATTTCGTCaggacgaggcgatggcgacttccgaggcagcccgcgacgaggccgcgggcgcgtcgcttgggcccactccctcgggcgacgctcaggcgacatcttccggggcagctggcgacgaggctgcgggcgcatcgcttgggcccactcccttgggcgacgcccaggaccaaccaggtccgggggacatccccgagtccggcacttccatcggcggcccgagccgcgtggcatcctctccaaggcggctcttccccacgccttctatcgccccgctgagcgcagagccccttctgcaggccttggccgccgcaaacaccacagtgttggatgggttaagtgcccaggtggaggccctgcaggcagagcgggcggagctcgacgccgcgtgggcgcgtgtcgaagaggggcgacgctcggtggaggccatggtggaggtgggccgcaaggctcaccgccggcatgtctcggagcttgaagcccgtaAGAAGGTGTTGGCGGAAatcgccaaggaagtggaggaggagcggggggctgccctcattgccaccaccgtgatgaacgaggcgcaggacaccctccgccttcaatacgggagctgggaggcggagctagggaagaagctcgacgccgcccagggggtgcttgacgctgccgctgcccgagaacagcgggcggcggagaccgaagcggcgtcccggcggcgcgaagaggcccttgaggtgcgcgccatggcgctggaagagcgcgcctgcgtcgtggagagggatctggcggaccgcgaggccgccgtcaccatccgggaggcaacgctggcggcgcacgagtccgcctgtgccgaagaggagtccgcactccgcctccgcgaggacgcgctctccgagcgggagcg
The Oryza sativa Japonica Group chromosome 6, ASM3414082v1 DNA segment above includes these coding regions:
- the LOC4340151 gene encoding putative serine/threonine-protein kinase-like protein CCR3, with protein sequence MAVWGGLGQAATVAQLVGADVGGLISSIIQAAATARQNKRECDQLARRVVMIADLLPHLQDPEVMRRPEVRRPLAELGDTLREAHELVASCQGRSAAYRFVMAGRLADRFRDVQSKIDSYLIVFPFIAHIDITRRLDQIYRILAPNDTAAASSSSSAGSSQSDQIYNILVSNDTTAASSPSSAGSLQSPDALEFARISQGDGGEEFTVKELVAATNNFANEIGRGSSGSVYKGRLRDGREVAIKSLVKTSPDHGREESLMRGLAILSRLRHDHIVRLLGFCVVREKKRESTLLLSFRKKKKAAAERQAGELLLVYDYMENGSLADQLHGHLSSSSSSSPVMASWKMRIKMLLGVSRGIQYLHHGATTTPIIHGDIKLSNILVDSSWVPHLTDFGAAVINGMERPSTVVHGTAGYIDPEFYSTMNQTRSSDVNSFGVVMLEMLTGKRPIFIDRKEEGEVTNLVAFSLPIIEDGELGRLLDRRPAEPTARQLEALEMVARTAARCVQLQRKERPAISEVVAILETELDLLLRDG